A window of the Parabacteroides merdae ATCC 43184 genome harbors these coding sequences:
- the lepB gene encoding signal peptidase I, translated as MKRWINILLNLFLALVVLIAFWLFSQVFLLASFRIPSDSMEPELVEGDFVAVWKPTLGARLFDLNATLRLEQTEIHRTPGFRKTKRGDVLVFNFPHPNGWDKIEMHILKYYIKRCIGLPGDTLSIRNGRFRINGTNEPLGNMDSQERIGRTLPGEFPDGVYKAFPFDSVISWNIRNFGPLYVPKAGDKVEMNRENYLLYRKLIAWEQKAEINYNDSTVFLNGEPIREYRFLKNYYFMAGDKGLNSQDSRYWGLLPEEYIVGKAAFVWKSVDPYTGQFRWDRFMKKIE; from the coding sequence GTGAAACGATGGATTAACATATTATTGAATCTATTTCTCGCTTTGGTGGTTCTGATCGCCTTTTGGCTCTTCTCTCAAGTCTTCCTCCTCGCCTCCTTCCGCATCCCCAGCGACTCGATGGAGCCGGAACTGGTCGAAGGGGATTTCGTGGCGGTCTGGAAACCGACGCTCGGCGCACGGCTGTTCGACCTCAACGCGACGCTGCGGCTGGAACAGACCGAGATACACCGCACACCGGGATTTCGGAAAACAAAGCGGGGCGACGTGCTGGTCTTCAACTTCCCGCATCCCAACGGCTGGGACAAGATCGAGATGCATATCCTGAAATACTACATCAAACGGTGTATCGGATTGCCGGGCGACACGCTTTCCATCCGGAACGGAAGGTTCCGGATAAACGGCACGAACGAACCGCTCGGGAACATGGATTCGCAGGAACGCATCGGGCGGACGTTGCCGGGAGAGTTTCCGGACGGTGTCTATAAGGCATTCCCGTTCGACTCCGTCATCAGTTGGAACATCCGGAATTTCGGACCGCTCTATGTCCCGAAAGCCGGTGACAAGGTCGAAATGAACCGGGAAAATTATCTGTTATACCGCAAGCTGATCGCATGGGAACAAAAAGCGGAAATCAACTATAATGATTCAACCGTTTTCCTGAACGGCGAACCGATACGGGAATACCGCTTCTTGAAAAACTATTATTTCATGGCGGGTGACAAAGGCCTGAACTCGCAGGACTCGCGCTATTGGGGCTTGTTGCCGGAAGAATATATCGTCGGCAAGGCGGCATTTGTCTGGAAATCGGTCGATCCGTACACCGGGCAGTTCCGCTGGGATCGGTTCATGAAGAAAATCGAATAA
- a CDS encoding DUF4221 family protein yields MYRSSGEKIIQIPLQTSGPNAITRLTGIFAYQKDSIWVADESESVFLIDPKGNVLKRIQIRNSLQEDEELIINTNHAMSTIRLYYNALHQSLLCTVKDRSVSPPRFKVKEIFLEENQKVKTFNLSPSIAEPDISKGYANMSEPNVNFRDDYILYNYPIESHLYKIDLNTGSGKMYKADSDYTSNKAQKCKSKTDYTEWQRHGFENPHFFDIMYLPTCDMYARLHVDAIDFGKNENLELLSRERDFYLCLFDNELNKIKEIKLPINTFNPYTGWCQLHDGILFFVDKITDQEISEDLEVHIFHPVMIKND; encoded by the coding sequence TTGTATCGATCTTCTGGAGAAAAAATCATTCAAATTCCGTTACAAACAAGTGGTCCTAACGCCATAACTCGTTTAACTGGAATTTTTGCATATCAAAAAGACTCCATTTGGGTTGCTGATGAATCGGAATCCGTATTCCTGATTGATCCGAAAGGGAATGTGTTGAAACGTATTCAAATCCGTAATTCTTTGCAAGAAGACGAGGAATTGATCATAAATACGAATCATGCTATGTCTACAATTCGTTTGTATTACAATGCCCTGCACCAGTCGCTGCTATGCACGGTAAAAGATAGGTCTGTTTCGCCACCCCGATTCAAAGTAAAAGAAATTTTCCTCGAAGAAAACCAAAAGGTAAAAACTTTCAATTTATCTCCATCTATTGCGGAACCAGACATAAGCAAAGGGTATGCGAACATGAGTGAACCGAATGTCAACTTTCGGGATGATTACATTTTATATAATTATCCGATAGAATCACATCTCTACAAGATCGATTTGAACACAGGATCTGGAAAAATGTACAAAGCTGATAGCGATTACACTTCCAATAAAGCTCAAAAGTGTAAATCCAAAACAGATTATACAGAATGGCAAAGACACGGATTTGAAAATCCTCATTTTTTTGATATCATGTATCTTCCGACATGTGATATGTATGCCCGTTTGCATGTGGATGCCATTGATTTCGGTAAAAACGAAAACCTGGAATTATTATCCAGAGAACGGGATTTTTATTTATGTCTGTTTGATAATGAGCTTAATAAAATAAAAGAAATCAAACTGCCCATAAACACATTCAATCCTTATACAGGCTGGTGTCAGCTTCATGATGGAATCCTTTTTTTTGTAGATAAAATTACAGATCAAGAGATTTCCGAAGATTTAGAAGTGCATATCTTTCATCCTGTCATGATAAAGAATGATTGA
- a CDS encoding discoidin domain-containing protein, whose product MAEIYFYDEHDSIIQGNIIKCTNSIFDKSNNAANIADGDQLTNFSAKGEDWVGFDFCRPVNISKISYIRRCDGNSIQPGLEYSLYYWDNNNWQLINTKIANDVFIEFENVPQKALLAIKCSQGKQQRIFVCDEDNKIDWY is encoded by the coding sequence ATGGCTGAAATTTATTTCTATGATGAACATGATTCGATCATTCAAGGCAACATTATCAAATGTACAAATTCGATTTTTGATAAAAGCAACAACGCAGCTAATATAGCAGATGGTGATCAATTGACAAATTTCAGTGCCAAAGGAGAAGATTGGGTCGGTTTTGATTTTTGCCGGCCAGTAAATATATCCAAAATTTCGTATATTCGTCGTTGTGATGGAAATTCTATTCAGCCAGGATTGGAGTATTCTTTATATTATTGGGATAATAATAATTGGCAACTTATCAATACCAAAATAGCGAATGATGTTTTTATCGAATTTGAAAATGTGCCTCAAAAAGCCCTTTTGGCCATTAAATGCTCGCAGGGAAAGCAACAAAGAATATTCGTTTGTGATGAAGATAATAAAATTGACTGGTATTGA
- a CDS encoding BF3164 family lipoprotein, with product MKIAKFISICIFITFCSCNNKGVYENCISFKLTDFLDKGEIKGTDLQFSKEVMRPTALHIEDSILILKEDMDEHILHMYNVNTGEKVNTSISFGNGPGEFLHIQQIQSSDSLLWLSDAQRPFISAYRKKDILFSDTISPTAIKEVMLPDLFGNIVILPNHHFMTTAYNSTQKRLSFYDSEGKFIETKGEYPEYGEILTPFEKIEGLSCYATLSPDKNGIFLFYKQTDLIELYDIYGNLKKRIQGPDLFFPVIKQTIQDESVHVNSVSGQSRDAYFSPLSINGRVYVLYSGIYFNRENHKYLKDQLFVFDDKGNPLQRYTLDSPIFTFTINPTTNKLYGLSDNPEFHVIEYQL from the coding sequence ATGAAAATTGCAAAATTTATCAGTATATGTATTTTTATTACATTTTGTTCTTGTAACAACAAAGGAGTTTATGAGAATTGCATATCTTTCAAATTGACAGATTTCTTGGATAAAGGCGAGATTAAAGGCACTGATCTTCAATTTTCTAAAGAGGTAATGCGTCCGACAGCATTACATATAGAAGATTCAATCCTTATTCTAAAAGAAGATATGGATGAACATATATTGCATATGTATAATGTTAATACAGGAGAGAAAGTTAACACATCTATTTCTTTTGGAAATGGCCCTGGAGAATTTCTTCATATACAACAAATACAATCATCTGACAGCCTATTATGGCTATCAGATGCACAAAGACCATTCATATCTGCTTATCGTAAAAAAGACATCTTATTTTCAGATACTATATCACCAACAGCAATAAAAGAAGTTATGCTGCCTGATCTTTTTGGAAATATCGTTATTTTACCCAATCACCATTTTATGACAACAGCTTATAATAGTACTCAAAAGCGTTTATCATTCTACGACTCAGAAGGCAAATTTATAGAAACAAAAGGTGAATACCCGGAATATGGAGAGATATTGACCCCTTTTGAAAAAATAGAAGGACTTTCCTGTTATGCTACCCTGTCTCCGGATAAAAATGGGATCTTCCTTTTTTATAAACAAACAGATTTAATAGAGCTATATGATATATATGGCAATTTAAAAAAAAGAATACAAGGTCCTGATTTGTTTTTTCCAGTAATCAAACAGACTATTCAAGATGAATCAGTTCATGTTAATTCTGTTTCAGGGCAATCACGAGATGCATATTTTTCACCTTTATCCATAAATGGGAGAGTATATGTTTTATACTCTGGGATCTATTTTAATCGTGAAAACCACAAATATCTAAAAGATCAACTTTTTGTATTTGACGATAAAGGAAATCCTCTACAACGATATACATTGGATTCGCCTATTTTCACCTTTACAATCAATCCTACGACAAATAAATTGTATGGATTAAGTGATAATCCTGAATTTCATGTGATAGAATATCAATTATAA
- a CDS encoding NVEALA domain-containing protein has product MGKKIIGVIAFAAIAAVAGWNYQQNKNEVQLSDLALENVEALAWDENKSNYHLFPCPSSSGNECRFKDSERPECYGPTYCR; this is encoded by the coding sequence ATGGGAAAGAAAATCATCGGCGTAATCGCTTTTGCAGCGATCGCCGCAGTAGCAGGCTGGAACTACCAGCAAAACAAAAATGAGGTTCAACTCTCTGACTTGGCATTGGAAAATGTCGAGGCTTTAGCTTGGGATGAGAATAAATCAAACTATCATTTGTTTCCATGTCCATCAAGTTCCGGAAATGAATGCCGTTTTAAAGACAGTGAACGTCCTGAATGTTATGGTCCAACGTATTGTAGATAA